One window of the Benincasa hispida cultivar B227 chromosome 3, ASM972705v1, whole genome shotgun sequence genome contains the following:
- the LOC120073138 gene encoding U-box domain-containing protein 4 encodes MVSLEDSHSTSNRFPLSRNCYSPSSTTSSKISRNIGRSMRTIRSNFFQDDNSCTFNGSVAAKSSCISENLTDSVIDLRLGELASRSPKWPKQSSEQEQDFLELSHAFSDFSACSSDISGELQRLASLPSMAVVPKREGEDADPEPEPCLGFLQRENFSTEIIESISPEDLQPTVKICIDGLQASSIAVKRSAAAKLRLLAKNRSDNRVLIGESGAVPALIPLLRSTDPWTQEHAVTALLNLSLHESNKVIITNAGAIKSLVYALKTGTETSKQNAACALMSLALLEENKTSIGVCGAIPPLVSLLLNGSNRGKKDALTTLYKLCSIKPNKERAVTAGAVKPLVALVAEQGTGLAEKAMVVLNSLAGIQEGKDAIVEEGGIAALVEAIEDGSVKGKEFAVLTLLQLCVESMRNRGLLVREGGIPPLVALSQTGSVRAKHKAETLLGYLREPRQEASSSSP; translated from the exons ATGGTGTCGCTTGAGGATTCTCATTCCACTTCTAATCGGTTTCCTTTAAGCAGAAATTGTTACAGTCCGTCGTCTACCACTTCCAGTAAAATTAGCCGGAACATTGGCCGTTCTATGCGTACTATTCGCTCTAATTTCTTTCAAGATGATAATAGTTGCACCTTTAATGGCTCTGTTGCAGCGAAATCCAGCTGTATATCTGAGAATCTCACCGATTCTGTCATCGACCTTAGGCTTGGCGAGTTGGCATCACGTAGCCCTAAATGGCCCAAGCAATCTTCTGAACAGGAACAGGATTTTCTTGAACTTTCCCATGCTTTCAGTGATTTCTCTGCTTGTAGCAGTGATATTTCCGGGGAGTTGCAGAGACTTGCAAGTTTGCCCTCCATGGCGGTTGTTCCTAAACGAGAAGGTGAAGATGCTGACCCCGAGCCTGAACCTTGTTTAGGGTTTTTGCAGAGGGAGAATTTCTCCACTGAGATTATTGAGAGTATTTCGCCCGAAGATCTACAGCCGACTGTCAAGATCTGCATCGATGGGCTTCAGGCATCGTCAATTGCAGTGAAGCGATCTGCGGCGGCTAAACTGAGGCTTCTGGCGAAGAATCGGTCTGATAATCGGGTACTCATTGGGGAGTCCGGGGCTGTTCCTGCTTTAATTCCTTTGCTTCGATCTACCGATCCATGGACACAAGAGCACGCTGTAACTGCCTTGCTGAATCTCTCACTCCACGAGTctaataaagttattattacGAATGCTGGAGCCATAAAGTCGCTGGTTTATGCGCTCAAAACTGGCACCGAAACTTCGAAACAGAATGCAGCTTGTGCTCTGATGAGCCTCGCTTTGTTGGAGGAAAACAAAACTTCGATTGGGGTTTGCGGGGCTATTCCACCACTGGTATCTTTACTACTGAATGGATCGAATAGAGGGAAAAAGGACGCGCTCACTACACTCTACAAGCTTTGCTCGATCAAACCGAACAAGGAGCGGGCCGTCACGGCCGGAGCTGTGAAACCATTGGTGGCGCTAGTAGCGGAGCAAGGCACGGGTTTAGCAGAGAAAGCGATGGTGGTTCTTAATAGCTTGGCTGGGATTCAAGAGGGAAAGGATGCGATTGTGGAAGAGGGTGGAATTGCTGCGCTAGTGGAAGCAATTGAAGATGGGTCGGTGAAAGGGAAGGAATTTGCGGTGTTGACACTCTTGCAACTGTGTGTTGAGAGTATGAGAAATAGAGGATTGCTTGTAAGGGAAGGTGGAATTCCACCTCTGGTTGCTCTTTCGCAGACTGGAAGCGTTCGAGCAAAGCATAAG GCGGAAACGCTTCTGGGGTATTTAAGAGAACCAAGACAAGAAGCATCTTCATCAAGTCCTTAA
- the LOC120073135 gene encoding inositol transporter 4, with the protein MVEGGAAKADKAEFSECWQTTWKTPYIMRLALSAGIGGLLFGYDTGVISGAMLYIREDFEEVDRKTWLQETIVSMAVAGAIVGAAIGGWMNDKFGRKMSILVADVVFFVGAIVMAIAPFPGFIIVGRLIVGFGVGMASMTSPLYISEASPARIRGALVSTNGLLITGGQFLSYLINLALTKTKLTWRLMLGVAGLPAVVQFVLMLSLPESPRWLYRQDKVDDARAILERIYPANQVDEEMRLLHESVEKEKAEEGAIGDGSIIAKVKGALSSKVVRRGLQAGIIAQVAQQFCGINTVMYYSPTIMQFAGYASNTTAMALSLVTSFLNAAGTVVSMLTVDRYGRRRIMIISMIGIIACLVVLAGVFFQSASHAPSIDALESSHFGSNSTCPAYVSAPDASSWNCMSCLKQKCGFCAHRDDEYLPGACLDLTKVVRGTCRSNRRVWFTEGCPSKIGFLAVVVMGLYIISYAPGMGTVPWVLNSEIYPLRYRGTGGGIAAVANWVSNLIVSQTFLTLVDNLGAAGTFLLFAGFSLLGLVGIYFLVPETKGLQFEEVEELLKQGKRHKSSKGQKEVSAQ; encoded by the exons ATGGTGGAAGGAGGTGCTGCAAAGGCAGACAAGGCAGAGTTCTCAGAATGTTGGCAAACAACATGGAAGACACCTTACATTATGCGCCTTGCTCTGTCTGCTGGAATCGGCGGTCTCCTTTTCGGATACGACACTG GTGTTATCTCTGGGGCTATGCTCTACATTAGAGAGGACTTTGAAGAAGTTGACCGGAAAACATGGCTGCAG GAAACCATCGTAAGTATGGCTGTAGCAGGTGCTATTGTGGGTGCTGCAATTGGTGGTTGGATGAACGATAAATTCGGTCGAAAAATGTCTATTCTAGTTGCCGATGTTGTGTTCTTTGTCGGTGCCATTGTCATGGCTATTGCTCCCTTTCCTGGATTCATTATCGTTGGGAGACTTATAGTTGGTTTCGGAGTTGGAATGGCATCCATGACTTCTCCTCTTTACATATCAGAAGCTTCCCCTGCTAGAATAAGGGGTGCTCTTGTTAGTACTAATGGATTGCTAATTACTGGAGGACAATTTCTTTCCTATCTAATCAACCTGGCCCTCACTAAG ACCAAGTTAACATGGCGTCTAATGCTTGGAGTAGCAGGACTTCCAGCTGTGGTTCAGTTTGTTTTAATGTTATCACTGCCTGAGTCTCCTAGGTGGCTTTACAGACAG GACAAAGTAGACGACGCAAGAGCCATACTGGAGAGGATATATCCTGCTAATCAAGTTGATGAAGAGATGAGATTGTTGCATGAGTCTGTGGAAAAAGAAAAGGCAGAAGAAGGTGCCATTGGAGATGGTAGTATAATAGCCAAAGTTAAAGGGGCTCTGAGCAGCAAAGTCGTCCGAAGAGGGCTCCAGGCCGGGATCATTGCCCAAGTAGCTCAGCAGTTCTGTGGTATCAACACTGTCATGTACTACAGTCCAACCATAATGCAGTTTGCGGGATATGCTTCTAATACAACAGCCATGGCGCTTTCTCTCGTTACATCTTTTCTCAATGCCGCTGGCACTGTTGTCAGCATGCTTACAGTTGACAGATACGGTAGACGACGAATTATGATCATCTCGATGATTGGAATTATCGCTTGCCTTGTGGTGTTGGCCGGAGTGTTCTTCCAATCTGCTAGCCATGCTCCATCCATTGATGCCCTGGAATCTTCTCACTTTGGAAGTAACTCTACCTGTCCGGCCTATGTCTCAGCTCCAGATGCATCTTCATGGAACTGCATGTCATGTTTAAAACAAAAATGTGGTTTCTGTGCCCATAGAGATGATGAG TATCTCCCTGGAGCATGCTTGGATTTGACAAAGGTCGTGAGGGGCACATGTCGGTCGAACCGACGAGTATGGTTCACAGAAGGTTGCCCGAGCAAGATTGGCTTCTTGGCAGTGGTGGTAATGGGGCTTTACATAATTTCATATGCACCTGGAATGGGAACAGTACCATGGGTGTTGAACTCAGAGATTTACCCACTCAGATACAGAGGAACTGGAGGAGGAATTGCTGCAGTTGCAAATTGGGTATCAAATTTGATAGTTAGTCAGACATTTTTAACATTGGTGGACAATCTTGGGGCAGCTGGAACATTCCTGCTGTTTGCAGGATTCTCATTACTTGGATTGGTTGGTATATATTTCTTAGTACCTGAAACTAAAGGATTGCAATTTGAAGAGGTTGAAGAGCTGCTTAAGCAAGGGAAGAGGCATAAGAGTAGTAAAGGCCAGAAGGAAGTTTCTGCACAATGA